CGACCGGACCGAGATTCGAACTGGCGCTGGCCCGGCGTACCGCCACCGAACCCGCCGCCCGGGTGGGCACGCTCGTGTTCGGTCCCGGCGGCCCCGGGGACTCCGGGGTGGAGCGGGTGGTGGAGGGCATCAGCCGATTCAGCGCCGACCTCCGGCGCCGGTTCGACATCGTCAGTTTCGACCCGCGGGGCGTGGGGCAGAGCAGCCCGGTGCGGTGCTCGACGGACCTGCTCAACCAGCGGCCCGCACCGGTGTTGACCAGCCAGGCCGACTTCGACGCCACGGTGGCGTACAACCGGCGGCTGTGGGCGGACTGCCGGAAGCAGACCGGACCGGTCTTCGACCACGCCGACACGCCCAGCATGGCCCGGGACCTGGACGCGATCCGGGCCGCGCTCGGCGAGGCGACGCTGACGTACCACGGCAGTTCGTACGGCACCCTGCTCGGTCAGGAGTACGCCGAGCAGTTCCCGCACCGGGTCCGGGCGATGGTGCTGGAGAGCGTCATGGACCACAGCCTGGACACCCGGGCCTTCCTGAACACCCAGACCGCCGCCGCCCAGGACTCGTTCGACGCGTTCGTGGCGTGGTGCGACCGTACCGAGAGTTGCGCCCTGCACGGGCAGGACGTCAGGGCGGTCTGGGCCGACCTGCTCGACCGGGCCGGTCGTGGGGAGGTGCCGGACCCGGAGAACCCGTCGGCGACGCTGAGCCCGTACGCCCTCAGCGGTTTCCTCGCACCACGGGCGTTCTACGAGCCCGACTACGCGACGTTCGCCCAGACGATCAGCGCGCTGAGCACGCGGACTCCCGGCAAGGCGGCCCCGGCGAAGGCCGGCGCGACCGAGGAGGCGGCGCCGACCAGCTCGAACTACCTGGCGATCTTCTGCCAGGACTGGAGTCTGCCGGTCCGGGACTACCGGGAGTACGCCGCCCGGATCCGCCAGATGGCCCGGATCGGCACCGACCTGCCGTACCCGCAGGCGCTGGCGGTGCTGGAGTCCTGCCTCGGTACGCCACCGGTCGACAGCCCGCAGCACCGGTTGCGGGTAGGCACCGACCGGCCGCTCCTGCTGATCAACGCGCTGCACGATCCCGCCGCCGGCCACAACTGGGCCAGCAACGTGGCTCGGCAGCTCGGTGAGGATGGTGTGCTGCTCACCTACGAGGGCGCGGGGCACGGCAGCTACAACGCCGGTCCGTGCATGACCGGAGCCGTCGACCGGTACCTGATCTCGCTGACCCCGCCGGCCCGGGGCTCCCGTTGCCCGGCCGTCGACCCGGCACCGGCCGACGCCGGGTAGTCAACGGACGCCGAAGCTGGTCGGGGCCTGAGCGCCCCGGCCAGCTTCTGGCGTTTCCGGGCGGCGCATCGACCCGCTCGGCCCGGCGCCGCCCGAACACGATGTTGGCCAGGACCTTCCGCAGTCCGGCACCACCTCACGTTAGCCAGCTCACATCCTGACCGATCGGCCAGCTTCTGACCGATCGGTCAGGCATGCTGGGTGGCCGGAGGTGATGGGGCGATGGCGCGCAGCAAGACCCGGGACGAGATCCTGGCAGCGGCTGCCCGGCAGTTCGCCCGGGTGGGCTTCAAGGGCACGTCCCTGCACGACATCGCGGTCGAGGTGGGCTGTTCCAAGGCCACCCTGCTCTACCACTTCGACAGCAAGGAAGCGATCCTCCTGGCGCTGGTCGCCCCCG
The nucleotide sequence above comes from Plantactinospora soyae. Encoded proteins:
- a CDS encoding alpha/beta fold hydrolase codes for the protein MLWKGNSTWRRVTTWGTAIAGATALLGAGATGPSGAAPQRTAPTIIWSSCAEDATAQCGTLSVPVDWNHPTGPRFELALARRTATEPAARVGTLVFGPGGPGDSGVERVVEGISRFSADLRRRFDIVSFDPRGVGQSSPVRCSTDLLNQRPAPVLTSQADFDATVAYNRRLWADCRKQTGPVFDHADTPSMARDLDAIRAALGEATLTYHGSSYGTLLGQEYAEQFPHRVRAMVLESVMDHSLDTRAFLNTQTAAAQDSFDAFVAWCDRTESCALHGQDVRAVWADLLDRAGRGEVPDPENPSATLSPYALSGFLAPRAFYEPDYATFAQTISALSTRTPGKAAPAKAGATEEAAPTSSNYLAIFCQDWSLPVRDYREYAARIRQMARIGTDLPYPQALAVLESCLGTPPVDSPQHRLRVGTDRPLLLINALHDPAAGHNWASNVARQLGEDGVLLTYEGAGHGSYNAGPCMTGAVDRYLISLTPPARGSRCPAVDPAPADAG